In Rhodococcus qingshengii JCM 15477, the sequence TTCGGTGGCTTCGGGACCAACTGTGGCGGTGTTTGTGCTCACGCTCGACACATGCGACAACTGATCTCTACCGATGGTGATTTGGTTGCCGGGTAGCCGATGGACGAGACTGTTGTCGGTAATAATTCTTGTTAACCAGAACTTTGATCGATCGAGTCACCTCGATTCGAGTGGCCAGGTAGAGGAGACTGACAGTCATGGTAGATCCAGCCCGGGCACGCAAGTTGGCAAAGCGTATTGGAACCATCGTCGCGACGGCGATCGATCACGAGATCAAGGATCCGCGACTCGCATTCGTGACCATCACGGACACCAAGGTCACCAACGATCTGCACGACGCGACGGTGTACTACACAGTCATGGGCGAGAAGGTCGATTCCGCACCCGATGTGGAAGCCGCCGCCGCAGGTCTCGAGAAGGCCAAGGGTGTTCTGCGCTCGAAGGTCGGTGCCGGAACCGGAGTTCGCTTCACACCGACTCTGACGTTTGTCGCCGATACCGTTCCCGACACCGCGCGTCATATGGAAGAACTGCTGGCCCGTGCCAAGGCCGCCGACGACGAGGTCGCCAAGGCGCGTGAGAATGCACAGCCGGCCGGAGATGCAGATCCGTACAAGGAGCCGCGAGTGGCTTCGGACGAAGACGAGGCGTCGCCAGATGTTCGTGAAGCCGACTGACGCGCACCGAGAATGACGATCACCGCACTTTCGGACGTCGACCCCTGCGAGGCGAAGTTCGCTCAGGTGGCCGAGGTTCTCGAATCGGCACACACGGTGACAATTCTCTGCCATGTGCAGCCGGATGCGGACACGATCGGCAGCGGACTTGCGCTCGGTCTCGTTCTCGAGCGTCGGGGCATTTCGGTGCAGGTCGCGTTCAGTCGGCCGTCGGCGCTGCCCGAGTCGATGCGCGATTTCCCCGGTCTCCACTTGCTCGTGGCGCCCACTGATGTTCGGGAAAGTGTCGATGTACTGGTGACGGTGGATGTCGGCAGCGAGGGCCGTCTCGGTGAGTTGTCGAGTCGACTCGCCGGCGCGAATCGCACGATCGTCCTTGATCACCATCGCTCCAATTCCGAATTCGGAAGCATCAACGTCGTCGACGAAACCGCGGCCTCGACGACGGCACTCATCGCACGATTCTTCGATGCGTGGGGAGTCGCGATCGATCGCGATATCGCGCACTGTCTCTATGCCGGACTGGTCACCGACACCGGCTCCTTCCGGTGGGGAGGTCCGCTTCCGCACGTGCTCGCGGCGCGTTTGCTGGCGACCGGCATCGACGGCGACGCGATTGCGCGAAAGCTGCTCGACACCCATCCATTCGGGTGGTTGCCGATGCTGGCTTCGGTACTCGGGTCCGCGGTGCTGGTCCCGGAAGCCGCGGACGGCCGTGGGCTGGTGTACGCGGTCATCCGACGCAGTGACATCGGCGATCTTCGCTCCGAGGAGATCGAGAGCGTCGTCGATATCGTGCGAACCACTTCGGAAGCCGAAGTTGCCGCAGTACTTAAAGAGTCGGTTTCCGGAAGCTGGTCGATCTCGTTGCGTGCAAAGTCGGCGATCGACGTGTCGGCGGTCGCTGAAAGTCTTGGTGGCGGCGGACATCGGCTGTCGGCCGGATACACGTCGACCAGTTCCAGCGACGAGATTGTTGCCGCGCTCGTCGCGGCACTCGGCTGAATCCGCGGCATTGAGCGAATCTGACGCCACCTCGGCGGGATCTTCGGCAGCTGATTTCGACGTCACTGGGCGTCGAATCTTTTCCCTGGCGTTTCCGGCGCTCGGGGTACTGGCGGCCGAACCCCTCTATCTGTTGTTCGACATCGCCGTGGTCGGCCGACTCGGGGCGCTTCCGCTGGCCGGATTGGCAGTCGGTGGTCTGATCCTGTCGTTGGTGAGTACGCAGCTGACCTTCTTGTCGTACGGCACCACGGCGCGGGCCGCACGGCTTCACGGGGCGGGCCGCGAGCGCGACGCGGTGGGTGAGGGTGTTCAGGCGACCTGGCTGGCGGCCGCGATCGGCCTGGCCTTGGTCGTGATCGTGCAGGTGATCGCCGGCCCGCTGACTTCGGCGGTGGCCGGGACTCCCGACATCGCCGCGGCTGCGGAAAGTTGGCTCCGGATAGCGGTGTTGGGTGTTCCACTCATCCTGGTGGCCCTGGCCGGCAACGGCTGGATGCGCGGGGTTCAGAACACGGTGCGACCGCTGCGGTTCGTCCTTGTCGGCCTGGGTATTTCGGCGGTGTTGTGTCCGATTCTGGTGCACGG encodes:
- a CDS encoding DHH family phosphoesterase; this translates as MTITALSDVDPCEAKFAQVAEVLESAHTVTILCHVQPDADTIGSGLALGLVLERRGISVQVAFSRPSALPESMRDFPGLHLLVAPTDVRESVDVLVTVDVGSEGRLGELSSRLAGANRTIVLDHHRSNSEFGSINVVDETAASTTALIARFFDAWGVAIDRDIAHCLYAGLVTDTGSFRWGGPLPHVLAARLLATGIDGDAIARKLLDTHPFGWLPMLASVLGSAVLVPEAADGRGLVYAVIRRSDIGDLRSEEIESVVDIVRTTSEAEVAAVLKESVSGSWSISLRAKSAIDVSAVAESLGGGGHRLSAGYTSTSSSDEIVAALVAALG
- the rbfA gene encoding 30S ribosome-binding factor RbfA produces the protein MVDPARARKLAKRIGTIVATAIDHEIKDPRLAFVTITDTKVTNDLHDATVYYTVMGEKVDSAPDVEAAAAGLEKAKGVLRSKVGAGTGVRFTPTLTFVADTVPDTARHMEELLARAKAADDEVAKARENAQPAGDADPYKEPRVASDEDEASPDVREAD